ACTACGGCGCGACGAGCGAGGACTTCGGGCGCGTCGCCGTCGTGGACCGCAAGCACGCGGCGACCAACCCGAACGCGTGGTTCCACGAGCGGCCGATCACCCTCGAGGAGCACCAGTCGTCGCGCTGGGTGGCCGAGCCGCTGCACCTGCTCGACTGCTGCCAGGAGAGCGACGGCGGGGTGGCGCTGGTCGTCACGAGTGTCGAGCGGGCGCGCGAGCTGGCGCGGGCGCCGGCGGTGATCGCGGCGGCGGCGCAGGGGAGCGGGCCGGACCAGTACGTGATGACCAGCTACTACCGCGACGACCTGGCCGCGCTGCCCGAGATGGGCGTCGTGGGGCGGCAGCTGTGGGGCCAGTCCGGTCTCGGGCCGTCCGATGTGGACGTTGCCGTGCTGTACGACCACTTCACGCCGTACGTGCTGATGCAGCTGGAGGAGCTGGGCTTCTGCGGTCGCGGGGAGGCGAAGGACTTCATCGCCGACGGGGCGCTGGAGCTCGACGGCGCGTTGCCGCTCAACCCGCACGGCGGCCAGCTCGGCGAGGCGTACATCCACGGCATGAACGGCATCGCGGAGGGCGTCCGGCAGATTCGCGGGACGGCGGTCAACCAGGTGGCCGGCGCGTCCCGGGTGCTCGTCACGGCGGGGACGGGGGTGCCGACCAGCGGACTCATCCTGACGGGTGACTGAGGCGTCACCTCATTGACGGCTGGTGCGCGGCCGTCGTGGGTGTCACGGTGGATGCACCACCCACGACGGAGAGTGAGGCCGACTGCGATGGTGGTCGACTGGGCGCTCACGGCGGTGTTCGCGGCGCTGGCGCTGCCGTGCGTGCTGCGGCTGGTCCGCCTCGACTACGCGCGGCTGGGCCACGGGGTCCGCCACGGCGACCTGGCCGAGCTGCTGCTGGTGGTGGCGATGGTGGCGATGCTTTCCCCGGTCGGCGGCCCGATCCCGGCGGCGGGCTGGCAGGCGGTGCTGGTGCTGACGGCGGGCTGGTTCGCGGTGGCGTGGTGGCGGGGCCGGACGGGCTGCGCGCACCACGCGCTGTCGGCGGCGGCGATGTTCTACATGGTCACGGCGATGCCGCACGGTGGCATGGCGCGCGGCCCGTGGCTGACGATGTCCCCGATGGACTCACGACTGGCGTTGCCGCTGGTCGCGGTGGCGGCGGCGGGGTACTTCGTGGTGGACGCGGTGTGGTCCGGAGCGCTCGCCCTCCGGACGGCGCCGACGGTGGGCTCCGACCCCGGCGCCGGGCAGGCTTCGCGTGCGATCTGCCGGGCGGTCATGGGGGCGGGGATGGGATACATGCTGCTGGCCTCGGCTTTGTGAGGCGGGCCCGGATGACGTGAATGACTCATTCACGTCATCCGACGACATGAATGAGTCATTCACGTCACTTGGCTCGGAGCGGCGGCCGCGGTGGTCAGCCCGCGCTTCGCCGGAGTTCGCGTGGTTGCGGCCGGAACTCGCGTGACCGGAGCCGGAACTCGCGTGATCCGGCACGGATCTCGCGTGGCGGGCCTGGCGGCGTCAGCCGCTGACTCGGCGGACCTCGCCCAAGGGGGTCTCGCCGGGGGCCGGCAGTGCCGCTGCCGGGTGCTCGGCCGTCCACTGGCTCGCCGCCGCGATGTCGTTCTTCAGCGCCGTGATCAGGTCCTCCGCCGAGGCGTACGCCTGCTGGTCGCGCAGGTGCGACCCGAGCCACACCACCAGCGTCTCGCCGTACAGGTCAGCCGTGAAGTCCAGCAGGTGAGCCTCCAGCAGCCGGTACCCGTCGGCGCCGTAGTACGTCGGACGGCGGCCGACCGAGATCGCCGCCGGTACCCGCGAACCGTCCTCGCGGCCCACCCAGCCCGCCCACACCCCGTCGCCGACCGAGCCGGCCTGGTCGCCCAGCGCGAGGTTGGCCGTGGGAAAGCCCAGCTCACGGCCCCGCTCGTCGCCGTGCTCGACCGTGCCCCGCACCACGAAGTATTCCGGCATCCGTCCTCCCGAAGTCACCCCTCCACGTTAGCGGGCGACCGCCGGGACGCTCACGAAGTGGACACCAGCACCGTGTCCGCCAGCACCGGCGCGTCGTCGCGCTCCACCGCCGTCGTCGTGACCAGCAGCCGGCCGTCCTCGCGCCACACCCGGATCCGCAGCGTCTCGCCCGGGAACACCACCCCGGCGAACTTGGTCGCGAACGACGCCACCCGCGCGGGATCGCCGTCCAGGAACTCGTTCACCAGCACGCGCGCCACGATCCCGTACGTGCACAGCCCGTGCAGGATCGGCTTCGGGAACCCGGCCGCCGCGGCGAACGCCGGGTCGGCGTGCAGCGGGTTCCGGTCGCCGCACAACCGGTACAGCAGCGCCTGCTGCGGCAGCGTCGGCGTCTCCAGCACGACGTCCGGCTCGCGGGCCGGCCACTCGATCCGGTCCGACGGACCCCGCGAGCCGCCGAAACCGCCCTCGCCGCGGGCGAAGATGCTCGACCGGGCCGTCCACAGTGGATCGCCGGCCGACGAGGTCACCGCGACCTCCTGGACGACCACCGCGGCCTTGCCCTTGTCGAAGACGTCCGCGATCCGCGACTTCGCCACCGCCTTGCCCTCGACCGGGATCGGCCGGTGCAGCGTGATCTCCTGCTTGCCGTGCAGCACCTTCGCCAGGTCGATCTCCACCCCGGGGAACGACACCGCCGGCGGGTCGAACACGCGCAGGTTCGCCGCGACCGTCGCGAACGTCGGCAGCACCACCAGGTCCCGCTCGTAGGTGTAGCGCAGCTCGTCCGGGCCCGCGCCGAGCGCCAGGTGGTAGAGCAGCACGTCCGACGACGTCCAGGCGAAGCTCACCTCGCCGATCTCGGCGCCGACGGCGACCGCGGGATCGATGGGCACCCGAACCTCCTATTCGTAGCTGATCGAGACGTCGTCGGTGACCGGCAGCGACTGGCAGGCCAGCACGATGCCGTCCGCGATGTCCTCGGCGTCCAGGACCTCGTTGTGCAGCATCTTCACCTCGCCCGACACGATCCGGCACGCGCACGCACTGCATTGTCCCTCGCGGCACGAGTACGGCGCGTCCATCCCGGCGTCCAGCAGGTGGTCCAGCAGCTTCCGCCGCCGCGGCCAGGCCATGGACCGCGTCGACCCGTCGAGCGAAACCGTCAGCGACGCCGGCGCCTCGTCCGAGGCCGGCTCCTCCTCGACGACGGCGGCCTCTTCGAACGGGTTCCCCGTCAGCGACGTGAACTTCTCGACGTGCACCCGGTCCCGCGGCACCCCGAGCTGCCCGAGCGCCTCGCGCGCGGCCGCCATGAACGGCGCCGGACCACAGAGAAAGGCCTCGTATTCCGTGTACACGGAAGCCAGCCCGCGCAGCTGCGAGACGTCGGGGAGACCCTGCACGCTCTCCAGCCAGTGGATGACGACCAGGCGGTCTCCGTAGCGCTTCGCCAGCGAAGCCAGCTCGCCCGCGAAGATCACCGAACGCTCGTCGCGGTTCGCGTACACCAGCACGACGCGCCCGGAACCCTGGTCCAGCGCCGTCTTGAGGATCGCCATCACCGGCGTGATGCCGCTGCCGCCGGCGAACAACAGGAAGTCTTCGTCCACCGACGCCGGGCAGAACACGCCCGCCGGCGCGAGCACGTCGAGCGCCATCCCGGGCTTGAGCGCATCGCAGACCCAGCTCGAGCCGTACCCGCCGTCGGTCCGCTTGACCGTCACCTGCACGCGGTTCTCGTGCGGCGCGCTGGACAGCGAGTAGCACCGCGCCACCGAACCGGTCTGCTCACTGGGGATCCGCAGGGTCAGGAACTGCCCGGCCGAGTACTCGAAGGCGGCCGCGTGCTCGGCCGGGACCTCGAAGACCACCGACCGCGCGTCGGGCGTCTCGACGACGACGTCGGCCACCGTCAGCGTGTAGACCCGCTCAGCCATCGGCCACCGCCAGCGTGCCTTCGCGCACGGCGTCGGCGATGCTGTCGGACAGTTTCGGGCAGGTGTCGAGCAGTGCCGAAGGGCCGTCGGCATCGGCGAACACCGGGCAGCTGTCGGCGGGCCGGGACGTCCACTGGATGCTCGTGTGCTGGATGCTGTTCTTCTTCACCAGCACGCACGTGCCGCAGCTGCGGCACTCGTGCGGCCGCAGCCCGCCCGCCAGGAACTCGGCCTGCTCGGCGGTGGTCACACTTCCGCCTCGGTCTTCTGGCGGGCCAGGTTCTCCGCCACCTCCGCCGCCCACGCCTCGTTGGCCTTCGAAGTGTCCACTTCGAACTCGAAGCGCCGGGTCATGTCCTCGGTGACGTCGGCGGCGTCGACGTAGAACTGCTGGTACCAGCGGCGGAGCTGGTAGACCGGACCGTCCTCTTCGCACAGCAGCGGGTTGTCGATCTGCGTCTTGTGCTTCCAGATCTCGACGTCCTGCAGGAACCCCGCGCCGATGCCCTTGGCCAGTTTCGCCGCGATCTTGTCCGCGTGCTCGTCGGTCAGCCCGTGCTGCTTCTTGACCTTCATGCCGTACTGCAGCACGAACGACGTCGGCGTCACGGGGTAGTGGCAGTTGATGAGCACGCTCTCGATCTCGTAGCCCTGGAACGAGTTCACCAGCTTGTTGATCATGTACGACGGCCCGAAGTACGACGCCTCGGACCGCAGGAGGTTGTCCTCGCCACCGTAGTTGGACGCCATGCCCATGTCCGGGCGGCCCTTGGTGTTGAGGTACTGCGTCGCGATGTGGCCTTCGAACACGTTCTTGAAGTACGTCGGGTACGCGTAGTGGATGTAGAAGAAGTGCGCCATGTCCACGACGTTGTCGATGATCTCGCGGCAGTTCGAGCCGTCGATGAAGATCGAGTCCCACGTCCAATTGCTCCACTCGGGACTGTCCGCGGCCTCGATGTGCGGGATCGCCAGCTCGTCGGCCGGCGGGTTGCCCTCGGGGTCGTGCCACACGAGCAGCTGCCCGTTCCGCTCCAGCGCCGTCCACGACCGCGTCCGCGCGCGCAGCGGAACCCGCTTGGCGTAGGGGATCGAGACGCACTTGCCCTTGCCGTTCCAGCGCCAGTCGTGGAACGGGCACGCGACCTCGTCGCCCTTGATCGTGCCCTGGGTGAGGTCGCCGCCCATGTGCCGGCAGTAGCCGTCGAGCACGTTCAGCGCGCCGCTCGAGTCGGCGAACACCACGAGCTTCGTGCCGAACGCCGTGACCGCGTGCGGTTTCCCGTCGCGGAAGGTCTTCGCCAGGCCGAGGCAGTGCCAGCCGCGCGCGAACCGGGCCGGCGGCTCCCCGGCGTAGATGGTGCGTACGGACTCCTGCGTCATCGCTCGCCTCCCGTGGTCCCCTGATCTTCGTGCGCCAGCCGCGTGGCCGCAAGGTAGCCGAACACCATGGCCGGGCCGATGGTCGCGCCCGGCCCGGCGTACGTCCGGCCCATCACGGCCGCGCTGACGTTGCCCGCGGCGTAGAGCCCGGGCACCACCGAGCCGTCTTCACGCAGGACCTGCGCGTGCTCGTCGGTGCGCAGGCCGCCCTTGGTCCCCAGGTCGCCCGGGACGATCTTCACCGCGTAGTACGGCGCTTTGTCCAGGGGGCCGAGGCTGGGGTTGGGCTTGTTCCGCGGGTCGCCGTAGTAGTGGTCGTACTTGCTGACCCCGCGGCGGAAGTCCTCGTCGACCCCTTTGTGCGCGAAGCCGTTGAAGCGCGTCACGGTGGCTTCCAAGGCGTCGGGCGGCACGGCCATCTTCGCGGCCAGCCCGGCCAGCGAGCCCGACTTCACCGCGATCCCGGCCTTGAACCAGCGGCCGGGCAGCGGCTGGCGCGGCCCGATGCCGGTGAACATGTAGCGGTCCTTGTAGCGCTGGTCGAACACCAGCCAGGTCGGGATGTGCCGGCCCGGCCCGTCCCCGGAGCCGTACATCGCGTGCACGGCCTCGACGTAGGGCGCCGACTCGTTGACGAACCGCTCGCCGCGGGCGTCGACCATGATGCAGCGCGGCCGCGACCGCTCGGCCAGCGCGAACCACGGCCCGCCGGTGAGCGGCAGCGTCGGCCCCCACCAGGCGTCGTCCATCAGGTCGAGGGCCGCGCCCAGCTTGAGCCCGGCGGTGATGCCGTCGCCGGTGTTGGCGGCCGCGCCGACGGTCCAGTCGGTGCCGATCGGCGCGCGCTGGTACTTCTCGCGCATCTCCAGGTTCTGCTCGAACCCGCCGCTGGCGAGGATCACGCCGCGCCGGGCCTCGACGACCGAGCCGTCTTCGAGGACGACGCCGGTGACGCGGTCGCCGTCCGTCTTCAGATCGGCCAGCGCGGTGTTCAGCCGGACGTCGACGCCGGCCCTGGCCAGGCCCACCCGCAGCCCGGCCGCAAGCGCTTGCCCCATGGCCAGCAGCCGCTGCCCGCGCAGCCGTCCGACCAGCCACTGGACGCCCAGCGAGAGCAGCCGGACGACGCCGCGCGGGTGCCTCGCGAGGAGGCTCAGCCAGCGGTAGTCGGCCTGGGTGATGGGCACGCCGAGCGGGGGAGCGCTGTACGGCGGTTCGAGGTGGGCCAGCTCGGCGCCGAGCAGCTTGCCGTCGAAGGCGACGGGCTCGACCGACCGGCCGCCGGACCGCCCGCCGGGGGCTTCGGGGTGGTAGTCGCTGTAGCCGCGGACCCAGCGGAACTTCAGCGGCGTGTGGTCGCACACGAACTTCAGCACCTCGGGTCCGTGCGCGAGGAACGTGTCGCGCCGGACGGCCGGGACGACGTCGCCGACGATCGAGGCCAGGTACTCGCGCGCCCGCTCGGGCGGCTCGTCGATCCCGGCGGCGCGCAGTGCGTGGTTGCCCGGCAGCCAGACCCCGCCGCCGGAGCGGGCGGTCGAACCGCCGAAGCAGGGGGCCTTTTCCAGGAGGACCACGCTCAGGCCGTGGTGGGCCGCGGCCAGCGCGGCGGTCATCCCGGCAGCACCGCTGCCGACCACGACGACGTCGAACTGCTCCCTCATGCCACCTCACTTGTAACGTGTTCCACAAGACGAGTATCCAGTTGAGAGTCGCTTTCGGCCACCATAGACGAGAACGTGTTTCAGTTCTAGGGTGACGACCATGGACGAACTCGTCGCGGACGTGGTGATCGTGGGGTTCGGGGCGGCCGGCGCCTGCGCCGCCCTGGAGGCGGCCGACGCGGGCGCCGACGTCGTCATCGTCGAGCGCTTCGCCGGTGGTGGCGCCAGCGCGGTCAGCGGTGGCGTGGTCTACGCGGGCGGCGGCACTGCCCAGCAGCTCGACGCGGGTGTCGACGACTCCGTCGACGCGATGTACGCCTACCTGCGGCTCGAAGCGGGGGACGTCGTCTCCGAGGAGACCTTGCGGCGCTTCTGCGAGGGCAGCCGCGAGATGATCACCTGGCTGGAGGGCAACGGCGTGCCGTTCGAAGGCAGCCTCTGCCCGTACAAGACGTCGTACCCGAGTGATGACCACTACCTGTACTACTCCGGCAGTGAGGCCGCGGGCGGGTTCCGCGACGCGGCGAAGCCCGCCCCGCGCGGCCACCGCGTGAAGGGGGCCGGGACCTCCGGAAAGATGCTGATGGCGCGCCTCAAGGAGGCGGTGCGCAAGCGCGGGGTCCGGGTGCTGACCCAGACCCACGCGCGGACCCTGGTCCGGGACGGCGACGGGCGGATCACCGGGCTGGTGGCCGATTCGCTGAGCGACGCGCCCGCGCTCGTGCGGGCCCGGCACCAGCGCTTCGCGCAGTACGCGGCGAAGCCCGGGATCTACGTGCCTTCGCTGCGCAAGTCGCTCCACCGCCGGGTCGAGCGCTTCGAGCGCGCCCACGGCCGTGAGCTGCGGATCACCGCCCGGCGCGGGGTCGTGCTCGCCGCGGGCGGGTTCATCGCCAACCGCGAGATGGTGCGCGAGCACGCGCCGGCCTACCGCGGCGGGCTCCCGCTCGGCACGTCCGCCGACAACGGCTCGGGCATCCGGCTCGGCGTCGAGGCCGGAGCCGCGACCGGTGAGCTGGGCCGGATCTCGGCGTGGCGGTTCATCACGCCGCCGAGCGCGTTCCTCGGCGGGATCATCGTCGACGAAGGCGGGCAGCGGGTCATCGACGAGTCCCGGTACGGCGCCGCGGTCGGCGAGAAGCTCATCGAGGACCACGGGAGCAAGGGCTGGCTGCTCGTCGACGCGCCGATCGTGGCGGAGGCGCGGCGGGACACCAAGGCGCAAAGCCAGTGGTTCCAGGGGCTTCAGCTGCGCTACCTGCTGCGCCGCGGCCGCGTGACCGGCGCGACGCTCGACGAGGTCGCGCGCAAGGCCGGCGTCGACGCCGGGGGCCTGCGCGCGAGCGTCGAGGCCTACCACGGCGCCGAGGACCCGGTGGGCAAGCCCGCCGAGTTCGCGCGGCGGCTGGAGCACCCGCCGTTCTCGCTCATCGACATCTCGGTGCGGCCCAACCTGGGCTATCCCACGCCGATGCTCACGCTCGGCGGCTTGGTCGTCGACGAGGACACCGGCGCGGTGCGGAGCGCGGCGGGGGAGCCGATCCCCGGGCTGTACGCCGCCGGGCGCACCGCGGTGGGAATCTGTTCCAGGTCGTACGTGAGTGGCCTTTCGCTGGCCGACTGCGTGTTTTCCGGCCGCAGGGCGGGGATCAACAGTGCCCTGGCGCAGGGTGTTCTCGACAAAAACGAGAACGTGTTCTAGTCTCTGGGGAGAGACGCGAGAGAGGACTGCGCATGAGCGAGCAGGTGATCGCCGGGGTCCGGGACCTCCTGCCGGTCCTGCGGGAACGGGCCCAGGACACCGAGGACGCGCGCTGCGTCCCCGAGGAGTCCGTCAAGGCCCTGCAGGAGACCGGGTTCTTCAAGCTGCTGCAACCGAAGCCCTACGGCGGCTTCGAAGCCGACCCGGTGAGCTTCTACACCGCGGTCAAGCTGATCGCGAGCGCGTGCGGGTCCACCGGCTGGGTCGCCTCCATCCTCGGCGTCCACCCGTGGCACGTGGCGCTGTTCGACGCGCAGGCGCAGCAGGAGGTCTGGGGCGAGGACGAGGACGTGCGGATCTCGTCGTCGTACGCCCCGATGGGCAAGGCCGAGGTCGTCGACGGCGGTTACCGGCTGAGCGGCCGGTGGAGCTTCTCCTCCGGCTGCGACCACTGCACGTGGGTGCTGCTCGGGGGACCCGCGTTCAAGGACGGCAAGCCGGTCGACTTCTGCACGTACCTGCTGCCCATCGCCGACTACTCCATCGTCGACGTCTGGGACACCGTGGGACTGCGCGGGACCGGCTCGAACGACATCGTCGTCGAGGACGTCTTCGTCCCGCAGCACCGGGCGCTGAGCTTCATCGCGACGTCGAAGTGCAAGGTGCCCGGCCAGGCCGTGAACCCCGGGCCGCTGTACCGGCTGCCCTACGGTTCGGTGCACCCGTCCACGATCACCGCGCCGATCATCGGCATGGCCCAGGGCGCCTACGACGCGCACGTGGAGCACCAGCGCAAGCGCGTGCGGGCCGCGTACGCCGGCGAACAGTCCAAAGAGGACCCGTTCGCCAAGGTGCGGATCGCCGAGGCGGCCAGCGAGATCGACGCCGCCTGGCTGCAGCTGACCCGCAACATCGACGAGCTGTACGAAATGGCCAAGCGCGAAGAGCGGCTGCCTTCGGACCTGCGCCTGCGTGTCCGGCGCGACCAGGTGCGCGGCACGGAACGCGCGATCTCCGCGATCGACCGGCTCTTCGAGAACTCCGGCGGGCGCGCGATCCAGCGCGGCACGCCGATCCAGCGCTTCTGGCGCGACGCGCACGCCGGCCGCGTCCACGCGGCCAACGACGCCGAGCGCGCGTACGTCATGTTCGGCACCGGCGCCTTCGGGCTGCCCGTCGAGAACGCGATGTACTGATGGTCGCTCCCGAAGGCAAGTACGCCCAGGCGGGCGACCTCAAGCTGCACTACCACGAGGCGGGCGCCGGGCACGCCGAGACGGTGATCCTGCTGCACGGCGGCGGGCCCGGCGCGTCGGCGTGGAGCAACTTCGGGCGCACCCTTCCGGAGTTCGCCAAGCACTACCGCACGATCGCCGTCGACCAGCCCGGCTTCGGGCGCTCGGACAAGCCGACCGAGCACCCGCAGTACTTCCGCCACAGCGCCGACGCCGTCGTGGGCCTGATGGACGCGCTGGGGATCGAGCGGGCGCACTTCATCGGCAACTCGCTGGGTGGCGGCGCGGCGGTCCGGCTGGCGCTGAACCACGGAAAGCGCGCGGGCAGGCTCGTGCTGATGGGCCCCGGCGGGCTGAGCGTCAACGTCTTCGCGCCCGACCCCACCGAAGGGGTCAAGAACCTCGGCAGGTTCGCCGCGAAGCCGAGCCGCGAGCGCATGGAAGCGTTCCTGCGCATCATGGTCCACGACCAGGGGCTGATCACCGAGGAATTGATCGACGACCGGTTCGCCGCGGCGAACACCCCGGAGTCGCTCGCCGCCATGCGGGCGATGGGGATGTCGTTCGCGCAGCCGGACACCTACGAAGAAGGCATGCTCTGGCGCGAAGCCCACCGCCTCCGCCAGCGCGTGCTGCTCATTTGGGGCCGCGAGGACCGCGTCAACCCGCTGGACGGCGCCCTCCTCGCGCTCAAGACGATTCCGCGCGCGCAGCTGCACGTGTTCGGCGGCTGCGGGCACTGGGCCCAGCTGGAGAAGTTCGACGAGTTCAACCGGCTGGCCCTCGACTTCCTCGGGAGTTCCTGATGGGCATCCGGTCACTGGGCTACCTCCGCATCGAAGCCACCGACATGGCCGCGTGGCGCGAGTACGGGCTCAAGGTGCTCGGCATGGTCGAAGGCAGCGGCACCAACCCCGACGCGCTCTACCTGCGCATGGACGACTTCCCGGCCCGCCTGGTCATCTCACCCGGCGAGGCCGACCGGCTGGCGCAGACCGGCTGGGAAGTCGCGAACGCCGGCGAGCTGGCCGACCTCCGGTCGCGTTTGGACAGTGCGTCGGTGCCCTACAAGGAGGGCACGCCGGAGGAACTGGCCGACCGGCGCGTCGACGAGCTGATCAGCTTCGACGACCCGTCCGGCAACACCCAGGAGGTGTTCCACGGCGTCGCGCTGCAGCACCGCCGCGTCGTCAGCCCGTACGGCCACACGTTCGTCACCGGCGAGCAGGGCCTCGGCCACGTCGTCTTGTCCACAAAGGACGACGGGGCGTCCCTGCGGTTCTACCGCGACGTCCTCGGCTTCCGGCTGCGCGACTCGATGCGCCTGCCGCCGCAGATGGTCGGCCGGCCCGCCGACGGCCCGCCCGCCTGGCTGCGCTTCTTCGGCTGCAACCCGCGCCACCACAGCCTCGCGTTCCTGCCGATGCCGACGCCCAGCGGGATCGTGCACCTGATGGTCGAGGTGGAGAACACCGACGACGTCGGGCTGTGCCTCGACCGCGCGATCCGGCGCAAGGTGCCGATGTCGGCCACGCTCGGCCGGCACGTCAACGACCTGATGCTGTCCTTCTACATGAAGACCCCCGGCGGCTTCGACGTCGAGTTCGGCTGTGAGGGCCGCCAGGTCGACGACGACAACTGGATCGCCCGCGAGAGCACCGCGGTCTCCCTGTGGGGGCACGACTTCTCGGTCGGCGCAAGGCCGCCGGGGTCATGACGCCGGTGGCGGTCGACCAGACCGAGTTCCGCAGCGTCCTCGGGCACTTCTGCACGGGCGTGACCGTGGTCACCGGCCGCGACGGCGACACCCTCGCCGGGTTCGCCTGCCAGTCGTTCGCCGCGCTGTCGCTGGACCCG
This genomic window from Amycolatopsis mongoliensis contains:
- the hsaC gene encoding iron-dependent extradiol dioxygenase HsaC, translated to MGIRSLGYLRIEATDMAAWREYGLKVLGMVEGSGTNPDALYLRMDDFPARLVISPGEADRLAQTGWEVANAGELADLRSRLDSASVPYKEGTPEELADRRVDELISFDDPSGNTQEVFHGVALQHRRVVSPYGHTFVTGEQGLGHVVLSTKDDGASLRFYRDVLGFRLRDSMRLPPQMVGRPADGPPAWLRFFGCNPRHHSLAFLPMPTPSGIVHLMVEVENTDDVGLCLDRAIRRKVPMSATLGRHVNDLMLSFYMKTPGGFDVEFGCEGRQVDDDNWIARESTAVSLWGHDFSVGARPPGS